The following nucleotide sequence is from Alteromonas sp. V450.
ACACGCTTACCATGCTGGGCAAGTTCCACTCAATTCTGCCGAGGGGTTCATTCGTCAAATTCTAGGGTGGCGCGAGTACGTAAGAGGTTTTTATTGGCACTTCATGCCAAACTTAAAGACAGATAATTACTTTAACAATAGCCGGGCGTTACCTTCTTTTTTTTGGGATGCACAGACCAACATGAACTGTATGCGTCAATGCATAAAAGAGACCCAGCAAAATGCTTATGCTCACCACATACAGCGGCTAATGGTAATTGGGAACTTTAGTTTGCTTACGGAGCTTAGCCCAGATGAGGTGCAAGCGTGGTATTTGCTTGTTTACGCTGATGCCTATGAATGGGTAGAGCTGCCAAACGTTGCTGGTATGATTTTATATAGTGACGGCGGTAATCTTGCCAGCAAGCCCTATGTCGCAAGCGGCAGCTACATTAATAAGATGAGTAATTATTGCAAAAACTGTGGTTACCAAGTTTCTAAAAAAACAGGTCCAAAAGCTTGTCCATTTAACTACTTATATTGGCATTTTATTGATAAACATAGAGAAAAACTTAGCAATAATCACCGTATGGCCATGATTTATAAAACCTACGGCCGAATGAAAGAAGAAAATATAGAAGCCATGAAGCAGGACGCCACTATATTTCTGACTAAATTGTCGAAAAATGAAGAAGTCTGATTTACCTACAAAGATGTGTCCGGTCTGTGAAAGACCGTTTACTTGGCGAAAAAAATGGGAAAAGAACTGGGAAAACGTGCGCTATTGTTCAAAGCGGTGCGCTAGCAACAAACATAAAGCGGTAACGATCAGATAGTTTTCGCATTAATTAAGTACCTGGATTTATTTATACCGTTTTTTGGCGAAATACACATCTTCATTACAAGCACTGTTTACCCAGTAGGAAGAATTCTTCGTTGATAATACTTAGAATACTTAGTGACGACTTAAGTCAAAGATAATAAGCATCAACATCACACTTCGGAAAATAAACATTTACGGCATTTACTACGTAAAATTAGTATAGACCAACAAGGAGTGTGATGTGGAAGCCCCAATAACCGCTGACAAACTACGTTTTCTTATTTACAGCATTAAAGAAAAACTATGGATAAAACCACTCGGGTTTTGCCTTCTATCTATTCTCGTTGTTTTTCTCGCCAAAGTAGCCGACGGAACATCGCTCGCAAAGCATATACCGCAGATAAAGCCTGACTCTGTAGAGACGCTGCTATCAATTATGGCGTCTAGTATGATGGTGATTGCCACATTCTCAGCAGGCACCATGGTTAACGCATATGCATCTGCAAGTCAGTCATCAACGCCGCGCTCGTTAAGCCTTATTATATCGGACGATGTATCACAAAACGCGCTTTCTGTATTTATAGGCGCATTCATTTACAGTGCAGTTGCACTAACTGCAATGACACAAGCCTTTTTCGATGAGGCTGGGTTATTCATTTTATTTTGTTTAACCTGCTTGGCTTTTACAGTAGTGATATTAACGTTTATTCGATGGGTAGATAGCGTGGCTCGATTAGGGCGTGTAGGTTCTACCGTATTAAAAGTAGAAAAAGCAACGCAACGAGCAATCGAAAAACGCATTAGCTCGCCTTGCTTAGGCGCTGTGCCTTCAACGGCAATATCGCAAACTAAAATTAAAGAGCAGGGGGCTTATCCGGTATTTAGTCAGCGAGTAGGGTATATACAACTCATTGATATAGCGCGAATTCAGCAATGGGCCAGTGAACATACTGCATTTGTTAACGTAAACATGCTACCAGGAGAATTTGTCACTCCCGATAAAGTGCTTGCCTACGTAAATAAAAAAGATGATTTAGAAGGTATTGAAAAGGCATATACCATATCGGAGGAGCGCTCATTTGAAGCAGATCCACGCTTTGGGTTTGTTGTATTAGCCGAAATTGCCTCACGTGCTCTTTCATCAGCAATAAACGATCATGGTACAGCCATCAGCATTATCAGTAGTGTAACGAGACTATTACTGTTGTGGAAAACGTCAGAATGTAAACAAGAAGATGAACAATTAAATAAGAATGAGAATTATCAGTACGATCGCGTTTCGGTCCCCGAGATTTCTATATATGACTTGTTTGATGACGCCTACACTAGTATTAGTCGTGACGGTGCAGCGAATATAGAGGTAGCTATACATATTCAAAAATCGCTGAATGCCATTACTAATTGTTTCGACAAAGATAGTGAATTCAAAGACTCCGCAGCAACGTTTGCGAAACAAAGCTTTGAACGAAGTAAGCAAGCATTGGTGTTTTCTGACGACGTCGATAGGCTAAAAAAATCTTATAATCCAAGTTCTGGTTAATGATTGTTTACAAAGTGATAGTTGTGTTTTGTGCGCAGCGTTAATATGTTTAATCCTTTGTATAATCAAAGGAACGACACATGCTAAAGCAAATTTTGGCCAGCGTAGGGATCGGTAAGGCTAAAGTCGATACTCTTTTAGTTACGGACAAATTAAAGGCCGGACAGCCGTTTGACATTGAAGTTGTCATTCAAGGTGGAGACGTCGAGCAACAACTTCAGGGACTAGAATTTGCTATTATGGCAAACGCTAAAACTGAAGCCGTCCTTGGCGAAAGTGAAGTTGAATACAACAAGAGTGTGATCCTACAAAGCTGGAAACAAACATTTAGTTTATCGATACAGCCAGGTGAAACCGTGACTAAACAGTTCACCTTAGATTTACACCCAGAAGTCCCAGCAACGAATCTATTTGGTCACCGAATCGGCAAGGTATGGTTACAAACAGGGTTAGATATTAAGTCAGGTTTAGATGCTAGCGATAAGGATGGTCTCATAATAGATCCATCTGAAACTCAATTAGCAGTTTTACAATTCGTTTCTGACAGTGGATACAGCTTATTCAAATCCGATATTGAATTTGGCCGAGTTCAAGCACATGACTTCATATCACATCTACCTTGTTATCAAGAATATGAGTTCAAGCCACAATCCCGTGGTTTATTTGGAGCCCGAGAGTTAGAAGTTACATTTGTCGATAATGGCAACGAAACCGGCGTATTGATTGAAGTTGACCGTGCTTTTTTAGGCGATGGCTACAGAAGTACCGCTATACCAAATAGCTGTAAGACCGCAGAGTCAGTTCGTCCTTATATCGAACCGCTTTTGGGTTAAATGGTTTGTAAAGGGCCGTACAGATTATTGTCTTAAAACGGCTCTTTGTACTCGTTGATTCTAAAATCATTGTTAATTTATACAGGTCAATTAACCAATCTCTAAAGAACCATATTTTAAGAAAACCACGATGGTTTTGATATTTAAAATATCTTGCACAGCAGCTGAATTATCCGTGGCTTAATTAAATTTTAAACTATAGGCCATTCTTTTAAATTTATAAACTAAAGAGGCAACCACACGTAAGACGAAAAGATAACGTCTAAACACAAGAAAAAGGTCAATTTAATAACCGCGTCCTACGTGAATGAAATTAAAAAATCAGGGGTATCATGCTGCAGATTTCACGTAGCGTACGATTCAATTTTCTACGTTTATTAAGACATAACCAAATCAAATCATCTTATCGGTTTTAAATTAAAAGCACCGACGCAAGTGCAATGTGCACGCACAATCCCGAAACCAAATGTTGAACTAACACAGCATCCACGCATAAAAGTCTGTAAGTAATCACAGCCAACAAACTAAGCAAATAAAGCGGCATCATCGCCCTAATCGTCCATATACTTAATTACGCATAATGTATATTATGTTAAATAGACAATGTTATTTGCTTGTCAAGGTCGTGGAAGATGTAAATGACGCTAATTAATAACTCACCTATTTAACTAGTTTAAGTGATTTAAAGATGTGGAGCTGTTACGTTTATGTGGTTTTAATAAAGTGTGTTGTAAATGGTTGCTTTCACTCTATTTCTTCTAATTAATTACTTTAGCTTTTTAACATCAATAGATAACTAATCTATTGTTTAAAAACGTGCTTTTTATAGGTATTCGTTTTGATTAAATAGCTAATTATAGTCCCAGTGATTTACTGCAAAATCAAAGAATGAGTTAATAAGGAAATATAATTTCAGGTTTGATGCTATTTTGGTATTTAACAGTTCATCGAAATTCACAAAGTATTCTAGGAAATTGAGATACGCCTATTGCTTTGGTCTGGATAAGCAAATCTTGCCGATAAGCTTAAGCCGAATTTTCTGCGCTGTCTTCAACGCGTTAACAGATAATTATGAAACAATTGGCTACTATCCCTATCTAATAAATACTAACGGTAGTTTTCGACATGTAGAACAAAGTCTTTGTTATTTACCCGAACTGCTTAGTTAGCGGAAAAAAACCTTGCTGCAAGCCATAGCGCATGCAACTTCAGAATATTTCGCTCATTTTTTAGGCGCCGCTACGTAAATTCTAGTTGAGAATTAAGGTATCTACCTTGCAGATTTCACGTAGCGCGCGATTATGAAATTGCTAATAGTGCTTTGCAATCTTCGTAAAAGTCTAATCACACTACGCAACTTTTGGTTTAAGTTTAGGTTTAGGTTTAAGTTTAGCTTTTGCGTGTAAGTAACAATGATGAATTACATACTTAACTGTTTATATATACAGTGCCGTGCTAAAGTAGATACACATTAATAATGCATTAAATTTGCTTGTAAAGGCAGATAGCTTTGAATATTCACGCATGATAATTACAGTTATCATGCGTGAATATTCAAGTATATCAATACTTTACATCAATTTAGCTAATCTAGCATAATACTTCAAAAATGTAATCATCAGGTTATTCTATGTCTTCTAAGTTTACTCTTTCACAACTGACATCGTGCAGTATTAACAAAAGTAGTGATCAAGCAACTGTTATTAATAGCCCCATGGGTAAAACTCAGAACACCCCCTACTCGCCTAATTCAACCAGTTTGGCCACAAATGACAAAGCTTCTTTAGAGGTAAGTTTTGACAGCGATTATCAACAATATTATCGAGACATATTTACTAAGCTTCCATACAATACTCAACGCGCGTATATCAGTGACTATAATGAGTTCGCTATATTTTGTAAGTATTCAGGCTTTGACGGCTTTAAAAATAACTTTGAACACAACGAAAGCTGTATTAAGCACTACGTTGAAGATCTCTGTCATTCTCCCCTAGCCTATAGAACCATCAAGCGTAGGTTATCTGCACTAAGTAAATTCTTAGGAGTGGCCAAATTGCCCAACCCAATAGTTAGTTCTGCTTACTTGAGGGATTTTATTCGCCTTTCACTTATAGAAAACAGGAAGTTTCGGTTATCGCATAAACAAGCCGTTCCACTTACCATTGATATGGTCGAACAAATTAACAATGCTGTAATACCAGACTCTTTGCTTGAGCTTCGTGATCTCGCGATCATAAACCTTATGTTCGATGCGTTACTTCGTGCTGATGAAGTTGTGCGGGTTTGCGTTGAAGATATATCTTCACGAAACAATACATTATTAGTCGTTTCTTCTAAAAGCGACCAGTCGGGGCAAGGTCAATATCGCTATGTATCGTCTAGCACCATTTCTATGGTTAATGAGTATATCAGTGAAGCTAATATTGATCCCAAAACAAAAGCGCCCCGTCTTTCCTCTGATTTACGAGGAATTCGTAAAGGGGTCCTGTTCAGACGATTAACCAATCATAAAACCGCGCTTTTGCCGTTTAACGAAAACATTCCTAACCATCAAGCAAATGTACTCAACTACTCAAGCATTTACAGAATTTGGCAACGCATTGCCGAGCGCGCAGGCATCACCGAAAATATTACACCTCATAGCGGTCGTGTTGGAGGTGCCGTTTCGCTCGCAGAAGACGGCGCATCGTTACCCGAACTTCAACTTGCCGGGGGCTGGCATTCACCTGAAATGCCTGGTCACTATACAAAACAAGCTAACGTAAAACGTGGCGGTATGGCAAAATTATCAGAAAAGAGAAAACGATAAGTAGTTATAAAATATACATATATTTAAAATCATCGGTTACGCGTAATTTACAAATATACTATAACGTTATCGTTGCTGTCACCATATCGATCATTAGGAATCTGAATCTTGAGGGGGCTCGTACAACTTACATAGCCCGAAATAAAGAGCACTATTTCTCTTTAATTAAGGCTCACAAATTTATTACGCTAGAGTAAAAGGAGAGTTATATGAGTAGCGCAATCAATACAAAGCATGGAAAATTGCTCGCCGAAATGGTTGTTCCCTCCAATTCGTGGAAGCTTCAACCTGAAAAGCAAGACCCATTTACATCACAAAAAGAGGCAATAGAGTATTTAAGCGCTAACAACGAGCCGTTGTATTTGCATGTACCCTACGCTGTTTCACAAGATTACTTGCGTATTTGTGTCACGTCCCGCAGCGATGATGTGGTCTTCACTATTAAAGATATTGAGCAAGGTGGAGAAACTTCTTTGCATTATTCGCATATCAAGAACTTAGACAGTACCATTCGTACACTAGTATTAGAGTGTTGTGACAAAAAGATAACAGCCCTTTAATTTAGGGCTTTCGGCGTTGGTCACGCTACCAGAGAATACTAATCCAGGTAAATCCAGCCAGAAGAAGGCTTATAAATACTGCGGCCGAGCCAATGTCTTTAGCGCGGCCGATCAGTAAATGAATATCTGTACTAACATGGTCACAAAGTTTTTCTATCGCCGTATTTAGCAACTCCGTGATAAGAACAATTAATAAAGTGGCGATCAGTAGTATTCGCTCAACATTTGAAACGTCAGCTAAAAATGCTACTGGCATGAGTACTAGCAGAGTAACAACTTCTTGTCTAAACGCGGCTTCACTGTTGAATGCAGCGCGAAGTCCTTTAAACGAATAATAAGTGGCGTAGAATATCCGCGCAATGCCCGACCGTTTAGTTATCATGATGAATAGGTTTTAAAATTAGTTACACACCCGCTTTATGCTAATCATGTCGCGTTACATCTCGATGACGATTAATCTTTATTGCCAACGAAAATCGCACTGTTTTCAATTTAATTTTCTTATCTTAATGAAACACCACTATACCTGCGCTAGGTCGCCGCAATTATGCACAACTTAAGTTTCATTGAGTGGGTCTTTATATGCCAAACGCATAATTATATTTTTACCGCTAACACGTCTGTTTTGACACCGTGTAAGACAGCATTCGCTGTTGAACCAAGTAAAAGACGCAATCCACTTTGCCCGTGAGTGCCTAAAATAATAAGATCAGCGCTCAACTTATCAGCCATATGATGAATTTCATCCGCAGGCGAACCTATTTCAACGTTTACTTGGTTATGCGGAATATCGTGTTTTGCCGCTACATCTTTTAATAGCCTTAGCGCTTGCACTCTTACCTCTTCAGAAAAATCTCTTTCAAGAAACAAACCATATGGTTCGACATTTGTTTGTGGATAAGCAACGTATAAGAGATGTAACTTTCGACTATCACCTGCTATCGCAACCGCCTTGTTAACTACCAGTTCATAGTCGGAATATATATCAATAGGAACTAAAATTGTGTCGTAGTTCTGCATTTGTGTAACCCCTTAGTATTGGATAAAAGTTAGTTTCACTTTCTCGCACTTAATGCGTTAGCTAAATACTAGGGATACACAAATAAATATTCTTTGCGCTAGGTCAATATTACTATCTCAAAGTTGTTCATAATTAAATTAAGGCTCGTAGCTCAATATTTTCGAGGTATTAGATCATGAACAAAACAATACTGTTAACAATTACACTTCTTCTTTTTGGCTGTGAACAAGGCGCACAATCTCCCCGCGGTTTTAGTTTACCTGAAGGCGATATGGAGAAAGGTTACTTAGTTTTTCAGAAATACCAATGCCAGGATTGCCATAGGATCGCGGGTGAAAAAGAGTCAGAAGACACGCAATATTTAGTGGCTAAAGCTATACCTCTAGGCGGAAGTAGCGGACGGATCAAAACTTACGCAGAACTCGTGACCAGTATTATTAACCCCTCGCACAAACTTACGCCGCGTCAGCCCGCAAGCTTTACGAGTGAGGATGGGGTTTCACTAATGCGAGTGGTAAATGACGAACTCACTGTATCTGAACTTATTGATCTGGTTGCTTACTTACAGCCCAAATATAAAGTAACACCTTATAGAACTAGCGATTACCGACTGTATCAATTACGTGTTCCTAATACACAACCTGATGAATGATTTCGCCTAGATTACTCACATTGCTGCAAATCCAAGGGGCAAAAGTCATGCTTATTGGTTAATTTCAGCGATTATTTTCGCGGTGCCGCCTACGTTACGACACCGCTTTCGTTTCTTTTTCTATTTCGGCTAGTAGACTGCAGGGCATAAAACTATCCGCATTTGCTTCTTCAAGATGCAATTTGAATCTGTCGGGCACATCTTCAGTTAGAAAACTTCCAGTCTTAACCAATGGAAAAATCTCGTCGTACCTGGCCACCTGGCATTGATTCACCCGTCTAAATATATGGGTGCGATTTAATTCACTGGTTTTAGCATGGCCGGTTGAAGACAAAATATCCATTAGTGCGTGAATTGTCTTTTTGTGAAAACGGTATACACGCTCATATTTGTCGTCTACATTCAAGCCCTTGGCCAATTTTGGATCTTGTGTTGCTACGCCAGTCGGGCACTTATTGGTGTTACATGACAATGACTGTACGCATCCGAGTGCCAGCATCATTCCGCGAGCACTGTTACACAAATCTGCTCCCAGGCTTAGGTTTTTAGCTAATTGAAAAGCGGTTATTATTTTTCCAGAAGCAATAATTTTAATTTTATCTCGAAGACCAAATCCGGTAAGGCAGTCATCAACAAATGCCAACGCCTCTCGAAGCGGAAATCCAACGGAATTAGTGTATTCAAGCGGTGCGGCGCCGGTCCCACCCTCACCACCGTCAACCGTAACAAAATCGGGTGTAATTCCCTTTTCTACCATAGCTTTACACATGGCGATGAATTCACTTTTCCGTCCAAGCGCTAGCTTTATACCTATAGGTTTGTACCCGCTTAAAACACGTAATTGACTGATAAAATCCATCATTTCAAGTGGTGTAGAAAAGGCCTTATGTCTGGGTGGAGAATCAACTTGGGTTCCTGGCTCCACGCCTCTTATTTTTGCAATTTCGGGCGTATTTTTGTAAGCAGGAAGAATACCACCGTGTCCAGGTTTTGCGCCTTGGCTAAGCTTTATTTCAATCATTTTCACATTATCTAGCTTAGCTTTTTCTTCAAACTGAACAGGGTCGAATCCGCCGTTTTTAGTACGACAGCCAAAATACCCCGTTCCTATTTGCCAGACAATATCGCCGCCATTTTCAAGGTGGTATGGGGTTAACCCTCCCTCGCCCGTATTATGATAAAAGCCACCTTTAGCGGCACCTTTATTTAGTGCCAAAATAGCGTTTTTCGACAAGCTTCCAAAACTCATCGCGCTTATGTTGAGGACGCTTGCACGATACGGTTTTTTGCATTGCGGGCCGCCTACCGTAATACGTGGATCTTCATTCATATCTTCAACCTCTCGGGCAGATAACGAATGACCTATCCACTCATAGCCATCTTTGTACGTATCGAGTTGAGTACCAAAAGGCACTGTTTCTCTACTGTTTTTCGCACGCTGATAAACAATGGAGCGAAACATTCTAGAGATAGGCGCTCCACCAGTATCCGTTTCAATTATGTATTGTTGGATGTAGGGACGTAATCCCTCAATCGTCCAGCGCATTCGTCCCACAAGAGGAAAGTTTCGCAATATGGCATGTTTAATCTGCATCGCATCATAAAGGCCAAAAATCAACAGCGCGACACTTAGCATTAAAAACCACCAAATTGGGGCCCAAAGCAAACCTATTGCAACGTTAGCAGCAACGAGCAAACCCAGTGTGGTTAATATAGTTAAACGCATGAAGGTTCCTTCTTAAATTCAGCCATGTTTAAACACGATACTATGCCTAATCTGGTGTTCATTACACCGCAAATCGAGAATTAGATTTGTTTCAGCGATAAGCAACTGATTTTAAATATAATAGTGTAAATATACACGACACCAAGAAGTGATTACGCGTAACCATAGCGGTGCGTATCAATACTTTTTTTAGCTGCGAAAACAAACTATCGCATGTTAATCTATCATTTCTGTTCTGAAGAATTAGCTAAACGATTTGTCATTATCGATAGCTAGTAAAAGATGTGTTCTGTAAAACGTAACGTATTCTACGTTCAACAATTTGAAAGGTAATTCATGGAGTATGCATTTCTTGTTTTCGCATTTGTTTGTGGTTTAACGGTTAAACTTATCGGCATTCCTCCTTTAGTTGGCTATCTCGTGGCTGGCTTTTTGTTGAATTTTGCAGGTTACACACTCACTGACGATTTAACCCAAATCGCAAACTTGGGCATCACAATCATGCTCTTCACCATTGGATTGAAACTTAATATCCGTGATTTAAGTCGTCGAGAAGTTTGGGCAGGAAGTGTTTCACATACCTTAATATGGGTAGGCGTTATTACCTGTAGTGTTTATGCAATAGGTACGGTTGCCGCCAATTTCGTTGACGGTCTGACTTGGAAAAGTGCTGCGCTTATCGCATTTGCACTTAGCTTCAGCAGTACCGTGTGTGTAGTTAAAGTGCTAGAAGAAAGTGGCGAGAGTAAAACCCGCCACGGCCGCCTTGCCATAGGCATTTTAGTTATGCAGGACGTTTTTGCTGTCATTTTTCTTGTGGCTGCAACTGGAAAATTACCTTCTGTGTGGGCCCTCGCCTTGTTGGCCTTATTCCCAGCAATGCCTATCATAAACAAAATGATAAATAAGTCGGGCCATGGTGAACTGCTCCCACTCACTGGCTTTATCCTCGCTCTAGGTGGCTATCATTTGTTTGAACTGGTTAATATTAAAGGCGACCTAGGCGCGCTCATCTTTGGTATCATGTTAGCCCAGCATGAAAAAGCATCAGAACTTGCAAAGTCGCTATTAAGCTTCAAGGATCTTTTTTTAATTGGCTTCTTTCTCACTATTGGCCTCACCGCTCTGCCAGACCTTAGTATGATTATACTTGCTGTGGTGTTCTGTTTGTTTATTCCGTTAAAAGCAGTGTTGTTTTTCGGTCTATTTACCTCGTTGAGACTGCGCGGCCGAACGGCGTACTTAAGCAGTTTAGTACTTTCTAACTACAGCGAATTTGGGCTTATCGTAGGGGCGCTTGCAGTCTCCTTGGGTTTAATAGCAAACACATGGCTGGTCGTTATTGCCTTAGCAGTCTCAATATCATTTGTCATTACCAGTGTGCTCTATCGTAATTCACATTCTCAATATCAT
It contains:
- a CDS encoding DUF2256 domain-containing protein, coding for MKKSDLPTKMCPVCERPFTWRKKWEKNWENVRYCSKRCASNKHKAVTIR
- a CDS encoding DUF2254 domain-containing protein, which encodes MEAPITADKLRFLIYSIKEKLWIKPLGFCLLSILVVFLAKVADGTSLAKHIPQIKPDSVETLLSIMASSMMVIATFSAGTMVNAYASASQSSTPRSLSLIISDDVSQNALSVFIGAFIYSAVALTAMTQAFFDEAGLFILFCLTCLAFTVVILTFIRWVDSVARLGRVGSTVLKVEKATQRAIEKRISSPCLGAVPSTAISQTKIKEQGAYPVFSQRVGYIQLIDIARIQQWASEHTAFVNVNMLPGEFVTPDKVLAYVNKKDDLEGIEKAYTISEERSFEADPRFGFVVLAEIASRALSSAINDHGTAISIISSVTRLLLLWKTSECKQEDEQLNKNENYQYDRVSVPEISIYDLFDDAYTSISRDGAANIEVAIHIQKSLNAITNCFDKDSEFKDSAATFAKQSFERSKQALVFSDDVDRLKKSYNPSSG
- a CDS encoding sporulation protein translates to MLKQILASVGIGKAKVDTLLVTDKLKAGQPFDIEVVIQGGDVEQQLQGLEFAIMANAKTEAVLGESEVEYNKSVILQSWKQTFSLSIQPGETVTKQFTLDLHPEVPATNLFGHRIGKVWLQTGLDIKSGLDASDKDGLIIDPSETQLAVLQFVSDSGYSLFKSDIEFGRVQAHDFISHLPCYQEYEFKPQSRGLFGARELEVTFVDNGNETGVLIEVDRAFLGDGYRSTAIPNSCKTAESVRPYIEPLLG
- a CDS encoding tyrosine-type recombinase/integrase is translated as MSSKFTLSQLTSCSINKSSDQATVINSPMGKTQNTPYSPNSTSLATNDKASLEVSFDSDYQQYYRDIFTKLPYNTQRAYISDYNEFAIFCKYSGFDGFKNNFEHNESCIKHYVEDLCHSPLAYRTIKRRLSALSKFLGVAKLPNPIVSSAYLRDFIRLSLIENRKFRLSHKQAVPLTIDMVEQINNAVIPDSLLELRDLAIINLMFDALLRADEVVRVCVEDISSRNNTLLVVSSKSDQSGQGQYRYVSSSTISMVNEYISEANIDPKTKAPRLSSDLRGIRKGVLFRRLTNHKTALLPFNENIPNHQANVLNYSSIYRIWQRIAERAGITENITPHSGRVGGAVSLAEDGASLPELQLAGGWHSPEMPGHYTKQANVKRGGMAKLSEKRKR
- a CDS encoding diacylglycerol kinase; the protein is MITKRSGIARIFYATYYSFKGLRAAFNSEAAFRQEVVTLLVLMPVAFLADVSNVERILLIATLLIVLITELLNTAIEKLCDHVSTDIHLLIGRAKDIGSAAVFISLLLAGFTWISILW
- a CDS encoding universal stress protein → MQNYDTILVPIDIYSDYELVVNKAVAIAGDSRKLHLLYVAYPQTNVEPYGLFLERDFSEEVRVQALRLLKDVAAKHDIPHNQVNVEIGSPADEIHHMADKLSADLIILGTHGQSGLRLLLGSTANAVLHGVKTDVLAVKI
- a CDS encoding c-type cytochrome, which codes for MNKTILLTITLLLFGCEQGAQSPRGFSLPEGDMEKGYLVFQKYQCQDCHRIAGEKESEDTQYLVAKAIPLGGSSGRIKTYAELVTSIINPSHKLTPRQPASFTSEDGVSLMRVVNDELTVSELIDLVAYLQPKYKVTPYRTSDYRLYQLRVPNTQPDE
- a CDS encoding FMN-binding glutamate synthase family protein produces the protein MRLTILTTLGLLVAANVAIGLLWAPIWWFLMLSVALLIFGLYDAMQIKHAILRNFPLVGRMRWTIEGLRPYIQQYIIETDTGGAPISRMFRSIVYQRAKNSRETVPFGTQLDTYKDGYEWIGHSLSAREVEDMNEDPRITVGGPQCKKPYRASVLNISAMSFGSLSKNAILALNKGAAKGGFYHNTGEGGLTPYHLENGGDIVWQIGTGYFGCRTKNGGFDPVQFEEKAKLDNVKMIEIKLSQGAKPGHGGILPAYKNTPEIAKIRGVEPGTQVDSPPRHKAFSTPLEMMDFISQLRVLSGYKPIGIKLALGRKSEFIAMCKAMVEKGITPDFVTVDGGEGGTGAAPLEYTNSVGFPLREALAFVDDCLTGFGLRDKIKIIASGKIITAFQLAKNLSLGADLCNSARGMMLALGCVQSLSCNTNKCPTGVATQDPKLAKGLNVDDKYERVYRFHKKTIHALMDILSSTGHAKTSELNRTHIFRRVNQCQVARYDEIFPLVKTGSFLTEDVPDRFKLHLEEANADSFMPCSLLAEIEKETKAVS
- a CDS encoding cation:proton antiporter family protein, giving the protein MEYAFLVFAFVCGLTVKLIGIPPLVGYLVAGFLLNFAGYTLTDDLTQIANLGITIMLFTIGLKLNIRDLSRREVWAGSVSHTLIWVGVITCSVYAIGTVAANFVDGLTWKSAALIAFALSFSSTVCVVKVLEESGESKTRHGRLAIGILVMQDVFAVIFLVAATGKLPSVWALALLALFPAMPIINKMINKSGHGELLPLTGFILALGGYHLFELVNIKGDLGALIFGIMLAQHEKASELAKSLLSFKDLFLIGFFLTIGLTALPDLSMIILAVVFCLFIPLKAVLFFGLFTSLRLRGRTAYLSSLVLSNYSEFGLIVGALAVSLGLIANTWLVVIALAVSISFVITSVLYRNSHSQYHDHKDTIKRFEKNERLKEDVYPTLHNAEFLVLGMGRVGRGAFNALSKLSDVNVWGMDADRVKIKEMSDEGLNVICGDGEDVDLWDNLDIKQVQLVLLALPSIQDSINITRQLKNAGYTGKVAAIARYEDEVSYLLENGVDKVFNFFTEAGLGFAEESLAYAHSQQ